The Phragmites australis chromosome 1, lpPhrAust1.1, whole genome shotgun sequence genomic interval tggcgggcaggagtagcaccttctactccgaactccggcgcttttggtatggagcctaagggcatatggctccatattcttttgttgtataggtttttcttccgctgcatagtagttgttgttgttcctcttttgttgtaaattgtggaagcagttgcttgtttaataatggtaatccagtttaattatttgctctctattaaactgtgtggTGAtgtttgagttggaaggcatgtgttccgatcctgggcacaaaacacgtgccgggactaccggaatggtattctggttaatcgtcgaggttgtgattatgaataatgatcctcctgatgattaattagaatactatttggacggttcctcacaacaagtgcaagagatcagagataattTGAAAACAGCACAGTCaagacagaagagctatgcagatcatCGACGCCGGGAACTAACtttcgaagtaggagacttcgtaTATCTCAAAGTATCCCCAATCAGAGGTTTACGCAGATTCAAGgttaaaggcaagctttcacctcggtttattggtccgtacaagattTTGGGatgacgaggagaagtagcttaccaacttgagttaccacctcaactctcgggagtacacgatgtgttccatgtgtcacagttaATGAAGTGCTTAAGAGTTCCCGAAGAACAGTTGCCAGTAGAAGAACTACATGTACAAGAAGATCTCTCATATTTGGAATATCCGGTTAAGATTCTTGAGATATCAGAACGGGTTACCAGAAACAGGCAAGTCCGAATGTGCAAAgtacagtggaagcatcactcagaagaagaagcaacctgggaaagagaagatgatctgaagacggagtttccccatctcttcttcgatccttccgaatctcgagggcgagattcatcctaaggggggtaggtttgtaacacctcaaatttcaatttttgcaataaattaaaattttgctagaaattaaataggtggttgcaattttgttcaataggaaaattaatttctaaatttaaattgtcctaggataatgtttgatgcattcatgccattagaGATGCATTAAGGtatttattgtgtggaaaaatttgctaaaattcgctagaaatcgctcgttcaaaccccttttgaaaattgttgaaaatcaaattagaaaagaaatttctaaaaagaaaaatgccctTGGGCCGaatctctctccctcggcccatctcccctcccctttctccttCTCGTGGGCCGCCTTtttcttccccgcgccggcccgttGGCCGCGCCGGCCTGTTGGCCGAGCCGGCCCCctccacctctccctctctacCGTGCGGGACCCGCGCCGTGCCGCTCCGCTCGAGCCGCCCTGCCCGAGCCGGCTCCACCTCTTCAACCTCCCGTCGGTTCGTTCCCCTCCGTCGACCGCAGCGCAATCCCGCGCCTCCCCGCGCCCTCTCCCCTCCAAAAAATAGCCAAATTCAATGCCATACCTCCCCATCGAGTGATTCTACCCGTTTCCCCCTTCGCTACCTCCCTCTTATGCTCAATCAAAGCTAGAAACCAACGCACTCGAAGGCCATGGACGCCGGCCGCTTCTCTTCAAATTCTGGCcgtccctctccctctcgcGCCCATATAAGCCGCCGATCACCTTCATAGCAAGTTTCCACACAGTTTTCCcccgtttcccccttgatttCTACTCGGTTTCTTCGTCGGCGCCGTCTTCTTCCCGAGCTCCGGCGAGGAGCTCCACCGCGCGGGATCTCCGCGTTCGAGCTATCTCTGCACTCACCGACGGCATCTTCGGAACCGCGAGCTTCCGAGGTGTCTACCCTGACGTTCCTCATCTTCGATTTGGCGCCCGAACCCCCTCCCCGACGCCTCTCCGACCGCCGCTACCATATGCTTCGTCGCCCGGTCGCCTCGAGCCCTCTCCGTCGCTATTTGCGCTCGGGGTAAGCTCGccgccctcccctctctctccgccACCGCTCGCCGTCGATCCCCTTGCCCGACGACGAGATTTGCCGCTTCTCCGGCAAGagcaccgccgccaccgagcCACCACCATTGCCGCTCTCCTCTGAAGCCGGtaggagcccccccccccccaattatCCATCGTTCGATCCAATTTGGAGGGCCACAATTAGAAGCTAGAATACCTCTTCGGTTGGGCCAATCACGTGGAGACATGTGTCCACTTATTCCAAGTCACCAAATCAGCCACCTCAGCGCCACATAAGCCATCCACCTCATCCAATTTGCTTACATGGCAGTGCCACATCAACAAACCTTTACCCAGTAATAttcctatttgttttaattcaggAATAATGGCgaatttgcaaaacaaacccCTGTACTTTCCTAAATTTAACCAAGAGCCCATGTCTTTTTGCAGCTACTCCCTAAACTTCTACATATTTACAATTAAGTGCCTCTATTTTGCAAAAAAGCCCCTaacctctctatttttatttaaaagaagtccttttcttttacaaacataaccctaatcttgtttatcacataactttttgctcgtagctccgatttgggcgattttcgcgcccaaatgttcgtagcgacgtgtagaatctttttgtagggtttttttttgtctagtttcaatactgtttggtgtactattcttaggtTTTCATGTTGTATGTCTTTTCCGGTCTGTCGaataggaggtgatcagttcgagAATCCGCAAGATCAAGTGTTTGAAGACGTTGAGCAGCAccctgtcgaaggcaagtgtccttgagcatatttatcctattttagaattgcaggtgtagtttCTAACCTTCagaatgcatgcttgtctaaacatgaatcctatgttagggtttactagttttgaatcaatattttccttgtcaccgttgttcatcatgttatgaaaatgggtagtttatgctagcgcagtgttggttgggaaatcttaatattgactgatgaactatgcaacaatgttgggagatggtaattctttttttagcaacatggtatagatTTTCCCCAACAAAATGGATtgtttgaggtggagcctatgcaatgtttgtgtttgtatctgtgtggggtcctaaggaccggttcttgggcatgtaaccaagttttgttcgcacaaccacgaggcctatatgggtacggcctggccaactaattagtcaccttctagcttagtgggcaccataggtcggtatagagtggcacaagagggggcttctgcagtaatgtaattgtctgttagcggtgaaacctcagtgggtgcctgcgggttagagggagctttgtaaaggccttgtagtgagaccccgactccacaccctggaagtttggagcaacaagggaatcacgactcgtggggaaagtagtgcaaactctgcagagtgtcaatctggtcgatcagccgtgctcacggataagagcgagcttggacttcctcaggattagttggggtcagggtttggtatggtgagTTGGGGTaaccaggtaatggaattatctggtgagtcttggtagtcggatggaatccaatgagtcGAACCTTTGGATATAGTCGTGTcttttcacttagtaaataggatgcctgatgttggagtcataggcagatCATAGTTGCGTAGTGCTGTTAGCCAGTGTCAAAGTCCATTCCTTGACATAAgccgcatatcatgtttttccctacgcttgcggagtacaatctttgtactcacacttgttgtcccctaccctgcatcctaccgctgttcagaagctggCAATGAAGTTGGAGTTTTcgacgacgacttcgacccagagctgctgttctaggctgtgttgcccccggtcggtgcctgtggaagatggagccgctAGCTTTGAAGACCCTTTAGTTttccccgctgtgttttctttagaccctcgggtccttttgtattaagttaaatacgatgttgtaataaaggcactgtgatgatattactaatgatgtaagcacatgtatggaaCTTGATCCTgggatacatgtgttgtgcccgattttgttcctttaaaactgggtgttacatatATGATGTAGAAATTATGCAACTCAATACAAGGTTGTCCCGCATACCGAAGTGCATCTGTCAGCAACAAGGGCTTCCCAggcttgaattttgggtttgccttagtccaagcttcccctatTTGGCACTTCTAGGCGAATGAGTCCTTACTAGAGGACATGGATATCTTTGGCATCTACTTCTTGGACCCTGGTCTGGACTTCTgcttcttctctgggctgccctcAAGTTGCTTAACTATAGATGGCAGAGGGGGCAaaggtttcttcttcttcttcttcttctctgggctaccctcaggttgcttaactgtagatggTGGAGTGACCAAAGGCAACACAGCTAGTGCATTTCGGGGCTGAGGTTGGGGTAGAGAACTTAAAGATCCAGGCGGATCGCTCATAGATGGTTCCGTGCGCACCATGATGTCCCCCCTCTTCTATTagatcctttgaagatgagcttgactcAGCTTTTGTATCTCATCATCAGGGGGGATGGGTAAATCTGTGTCCAcggcattggcatgtacaaaatccacgaaGACGACGACATAGCTAggacgtatcgggaccgtatgtaacacctggacatttggatgcacctggccctttgcaaccttAATATAGTAGCCTCCATGTCTTATGACTAGCGATCACGGCgtgggcccatcgagaaggtctatggtatcgggctccacagatggagagaaggtAGGTTGTTCAATCTCcctggaggcttgactactcttgtgttCAGCAATGGGGCTACCACCCGCTGGTGCAATAGGAATTACGACTCCCTTTACCGTAAATttgactgggtcaatgcttccacatctattgggaccgacctcttcctcttcttataaaTCCCGACATGTTCGGGGAAGCCTCGaatgcgacctgggtgctcaggaTTTCCCAGCGCAgtggagagcatgtcatgttcCCTAACCCTAGTGAATGAACCTTCGGAGGTGTGGGtagctatttctttcaccttttgagcaaCTAACTCAGTTTTGCTAGATTTgtaggtgatttctccactatctgacacCGTACCCCTCGCACGCAAATATGATTGTGATCGTCTCGGgcattgcaaccaaggattctcgtggccttcCTTGGATAACTTTgcatcctctgcctgccatttatcccttttccccatGTACCCGCCTGTGCCTAGGTTGTGATTTTCCTTGTTCTTTagccgaagctgcttctttgctaAACTCTCATTTTGGAACGTCTCAGAGCTCTTCAatgccacaaaagcttcccaatactctcttttaatatatgggtacttgttggagggctccaactcttttgccatatactcacTCACAAGATTGCTCTTGTggtttctccaaagtttggcgatcattttcatagcagctctgcaagccttcgccttcatgttctccggGAACTCCAGAAACATATTGACACCATTATTGAACAAGGTgttcttttgatccacactgaggtcatcgaactttgGAAGGGTCAATGGCCCTCTCCTGAGCATTAAGGCTTGTGAGCTTCCACAACATTTGTAGGGCCTTCTTCTCTGTAGGCACGCCGTCATCATTGATTTCCATGATGGTAATCTTTTCAGtcggccactttgcttgtgcccttggcTTTCGTACTATTGCTACACTGGGACTTGGTTGCACAGACGTTTGACTGGGAGCTTGTGCTTTGccagaggatcccgatgactCGTTGGTAGACATCTAATAGATACGAATAcgcagatacaattgtataagccttagtaactatattcacttttatacgAATGTATGAAAAGATGATGTATTTCTAATCTAAAGCGAAGGATCCAAGCGAATTTCTAATAGGAAAAGATAgatcctaatcccattcgaggatatgtgacccGAGTAGGCTTCCATGCTCATGTATGGTTCTGGaaaaaatttcggcagcacctccccactattctccaaatacacatctcgacaacgagccgagagggtgtgtatccggagaacaacagggaaaTGCTactgaaattctctctagaaccgtacaagagcacataaacctactactcgggccacatatccttgaactgtccaaagtacgtgaacaatttgggagcatcttcttataaatatgacgagttgccaagttatatttataatcaaacactcccgaacgggagaTGACCTAATAGGTTacgcaacctaaattcattttggggattttcttacaaatttagttttCATTTCCTAAATGTCATCATCCaagcaatatgcatacatataaacaagaataaaaGGACTAGAACTTGCATATAGGTAAATAGGGCTAGAAGTAGCATATGATTACTACAGGAAGCATATGAATGGATCAAATTGGTTTGGCTGCTTACAACTACATTTAAGCATATGCATCACTTCAGACCAAAAAAATTCAAGCATACTCAAAAACAAGTAGAGAtgaaagaagaaggacaagcaAACAATAGCTTAACTAAAATTTAAACTTAACTGAAATAGTAGCAAACAATAGCTTAACTGAAACTTAAGCTTAACTGAAACAGTAGCAAATAGTAGTAGTAATCAATTTCAATTTTAGTTCCTTTTGTGTTTAGGCTGCAACAGTTTTCTGAAGTGGATTTATACAATAATAGGAACCCTTTTGGATAAAGTATAGCTACCTGCATTTGCATTCTCTAGGACTTCCAAAGGGTCATTGAGCTCCAATATTTTTGATAACCACACAAGTTGGTGGACTTGGACTTACACTCACTAAGGTAGACTACGCTCagtgttaaatgggtaagaTAACAGCGCACCTAAGTAGACTACGCTGTCATACACAACCTCACTTAGCTGctgtcatcatcgagtaatataattCGACATACCATTTGAATGCACCCCCGACACACAAAGTATGGCAATGCATAGAAGTAACTCACAATGGCGGATGAGGACGATGGTGGTAGCGTCGGTGAGGAGGGGACAACAGGAGGCCTACCTCGATGAATGAGGATGATGGTGACGCAGGGCAGGGTGGCGTGGGctcatcggggaggaggcgacggtggTGTGGGCTCCACAACGTCGGGGTAGTCAGGGACGAGGTTGCAAGGGAAGACGACGTTGGGGAGAGGGATGGGGATGGTAGGGAGAAGTCGGCGGCCTCGGGGACGACTAGGAGAAGTAGGCGAGGAGGAATGGGTGGCGGGCGCGGTGGAACTTAGGCAAAATTGGAGGCCAGGGTTCCCGTGCTATTTATAAACAAATCATTAGTGAAGGGTAAATTTACTACGTGTCACTAATATTCAAATCACAGTGACGGGTGAACTTACGACCCATCCCTAATGTTCGGATCACGGTGACGGGTGAacttaccacccgtcactaatgatcggttcacagtgacgggtggattTGCCACCCCATCACTGGGACTtgttagtgatgggtggtaaattcacccatcactaatgacctctttaTTGACGCGTGatcttatcacccatcactaatgtgctcatcaCTCTAAGGGTTTTACCTGtatactggctgcatcctgaagtaaagtcaggatttggcagccatcttgtcctgcaaataagacacatccaggtacattcatgccataatcaccattAATTTGAatatatgcaaccacaaattacataatcacatTGTAGGGACATCCAAATACATTGAAATTGAGACTtaacatattacaaatttgaggatAAGTAAGTACATCACTACAAAAGTAGGTCCATATTACACAAAAAATATCCATCCGGACTACAAAACAAGGGTGCTAAATCCAAATTGCTAAATTCAGATTACCACCATATACCTAGGTAAGTAATGAACTACGATTCATCAgtgtcatcatcggagtcaCCACCGGCGAtgaccatctcctcctcctccgcctcctcctcgttggTCATGTCGGAGTCGcacatctcctcatcctcctcctcctcctcctgtcatCACTGGTCATATCGGAGTTGCCACTCATCTcttcaccctcctcctccttgtcgtTGTTAGTCATGTCGGAGTTgccgcccatctcctcctcctcctcctcctcctcgtcagtGTCAAAGTTGCcacccatctcctcatcctcctcctcctccacgctaTCATCAGTGTCGGAGTCACCgcccatctccacctcctccgccaagAGGTGTGCGATGGCGTCGTCACTGACAATGGCCTCGTCACTGACAATGGCCTCTGTCGTTTCCTCGGTTGCGCTGATGAGTTCTGTGTCATGGATGGCACGAGCGATCACCTCGTCATTGGCAATCGCTTTctccttctcatcctcctcctcctccacctccaccatcaacAGGTCCCAATAGATGTAGTCATCATCGGGGGCTGGCACCAAGGATGACGATGCCACGTCCTTATCATTGGTAGCCACAGATGGTGTTGGATTAGAGGAACAGGGCGGTGTGTGCAACGATGTCGAGGAGGATGTGTAAATCGGAGGAATGGGCGATAGGTGTGGTGAAACTTAGGGAAAATTGGAGGCTAGGGTTCCCAAGCCCactatttataaacatatcattagtgatgggtaaattTACCATCTATCACTAATGTTCGGATCACAGTGACGAGTGAAcctaccacccgtcactaatgatcgggtcACAGTGATGAGTGGATTTTCCATCCCATCACTGCGACTTgttaattagtgatgggtggtaaatttacccatcactaatgacctctttaCTGACACATGACCTTatcagccgtcactaatgacctcatcCCTCTTAGGGATTTACATGtatactggctgcatcctgaagcaaagtcaggatttggcagccatctCCTCCTacaaacatatcacaaatttgaggttacattgaaattcagacttgaaaatcacttgtaggagtactcgattgattcATTCGATCTTGAAaacaagtgttgaacctttgcatatgttgctttgCAAGCTAAGCTTCGATCCACCCTGGATTCTCCTGAAGAAGCAACTACTTGTGCTCGTagatatatggggacacttcgctcatttgttgcaataggaggaaatgagcttggtcatatGCCTTCGGCTCaagagtaattgcatgtttccaCAGAATTCCTTGCCCTGCGAGCCTACCCTCGTGGTGAGAATGAGGCGgaccaattgggttatctgggtCCATGTAATTACCgcaccactccactacctcctTTGTAGAGTAACCCTACACGATGCACCCCTCAGGTAAAGCTCGATTCCTTACATAcaacttgagaatgcccatgaaTCTCTCAtctggatacatctgatgcaagaacacagggccaagaaaataaatctcttTCATAAGGTGGGTTGtgacatgtaccatgatatcgaaaaaggatggtatgaaatacatctcgagaagacatagagtcccaaagtgtctttttttagCTTGCCTAGCACTTCCGGatcgagt includes:
- the LOC133883477 gene encoding nuclear polyadenylated RNA-binding protein 3-like, producing the protein MVEVEEEEDEKEKAIANDEVIARAIHDTELISATEETTEAIVSDEAIVSDDAIAHLLAEEVEMGGDSDTDDSVEEEEDEEMGGNFDTDEEEEEEEEMGGNSDMTNNDKEEEGEEMSGNSDMTSDDRRRRRRMRRCATPT